Below is a window of Leishmania major strain Friedlin complete genome, chromosome 29 DNA.
accgtgtgtgtgtgtgtgtgtgtgtgtgtgtgtgtgtgtgtgatttGCCACATATAAAGCAACGGTTGATGTCCTCCTCGACCTTTAGCCTCAGCCCCCTGCACTACATCTCGGCGCGACGCGCAAGTGCCAAATCCGCAACAGCGGAAAGAAGAGAGCCGAAGCACACAGacatgcagagagagaagctaGCAAGCAAGAACGTCATACAACCGAGGAGGAGTCATCAGTGGGAAGAGGGCGTGCGCGGCAAAATGTGGGCCAAGCGTGATCACCACGTAATCCACGtgctcgccccccccccctcgttCCATTCGTCTCTTGTTTTTCGTGTTCGAAGTGCTCAACAACTCTTAATCCAGAACCACAGGCATACAAACGCCACCATGGTCCTTCGCGACCATGGTGTACAGGTCGTTCCCCCATCCCCACCTTTCCAGTCAAGACACGCTGCCTGTGCGCTCTTGGTGCGTTGCACAGAGCACCACGCAGCATTCAGCTTCGCTATAAGTAAAGCCGACCGAGCACACCAACAgaacaaaggaaaaagaagtaggggagagggaggaggcagagacAGTCGCACACCGAGGCGAAGGAAAtgagagaagaaaaacggTGAAGGCTAAAAAAAAGTGCATCTCCAcctccccgccgctgccacaccacgcgcacgcaccgagacgctcacgcacgcgcgcactgTCCCTTCCTTAGCCTCCCGCCCCATCCGCCCCTTTCTTTCTCCACCCTCTCGCTGTTTTGCCTTGACGCTACGCGCATAAAGATGCGCAGCCGTGGAACTCCTCACTTGCCACTTCCCCTTGCGTTTGGAGGGCTGCCAACACGACGTGTCTCTGTGCGTCCATGTGCGCATATGCGGGTGTACCTGTCCCCATCCCAGCAGCTGTCGTTGTAGATGGTGGGGgtgagagaagggaagggggagggggtgccgCAAACATCGGTGAGGGTGCCCAGAGCGAAAACGACGAAGAAAGAACTGAGCCATGAAAGACAAGAGGGCGAAACGAGGAAGCCAGACACACCGACAAGAGCGCGACTCACATCGAGCCAAAGACGGAAGGCAGAGTGATGCGTCAACGGAGAACCAGTGAccgggaagagagagggaggagaaagacgaagaaaaaaaagggagaggagacttgggcgcgtgcgtgtgcgtcttcACCGGGTAAAGCGTGTCATTTCCTTTCGCACCAGGCAGGCAGagcgaaagagaaagagagagaggctcgcgcgcgcacacacacacgcacgcacgcgcccacCAGTGCTGTAGCCTTTCATTCTGCACACATGAGCGAGCGGCCTGCCACCGTGTACAAGAGGTAGGGTGGGGGAGGCCGCGGGAggggcacagagagaaaggtaATCGAGAAATAGCAAAGAGACATGCTGAAAGCTCGAACAGACATTCCCTCGCTTCCGGCCCCGCCATCACACATAAGCACCggtacacacgcactcaGAGATGCACCCTCccaaagagagaagaagagcgcAAAGACGAACACGAGTGACCGCCACAGTTGgcagagtgtgtgtgtggggggggggacgaaaaaaaaaataaaagaAAAAGGCAACACACATGTGAAAGCCCACAGTGATGGGGGGCACCACTTCCGCTCGATGAACCGCCCCTCCCGTCCACTCCCTTCCATTAGCTCTTCTCCCTTACCTCATGACGAAAGTGGGGGATCTCAGCGCGTGGTAATATCACGCGGTCCAGTCCCCACCACACTCTCTGTgaggaagccaagcagccctcccctcccttaTCCCTGACAAAATGCCGTACCACTTCTGGTGGTTACAGGGTCAAGCACCAGTGACGTAGGGAGTTCAGcagcgatgtatcgctgctgatgtcggcggtcaggtcctgcatggcgcggcgtcgaggcAACCCGCGACATTGAATATATTGCATGCCATCCACATGATAGGCAACGTGCCAacgtgactcgagcgtatctcACCCGACCCTCGCATGGCccactgctggtgtggggagcctgcgccaccccgagggggatgcaccaaGTGACGCCCGGCAcgatgggagcggctgtgggTTGGCCTGCGAGGCCGGGGTGGGTAGAGCATGAGGCGGGGGCCGTACTCGCCGGTGACCGAGTCGGCGCATGGCTGtaacgcgtgtgtctacggcttcttcgcaccacgcgatgggggcTCTGTGGGCAGGCCATGGGGGGAAGGGCCGAGTGGGGTTGAGCGCGCGTTTGCATGGCAGAGAATGGACATGCTGAAAAGCTAAACGATCgtttctctcctcctcctcctccaaaTATACAGAAAGACAGGAACAGGCACACATGACGCGAGTCGATACACAAAACGAAGGAAAACACAAGGAGGTGGGGCGCATCGCGGGAGCGCCTCTCACACACGAACAAATTCAGGTGCGCAGGTGAATGGACGCcgctcggcggcggtgtcgagTGATCTTAATAATAAGTGAAGTGAGGCGTGCTTCCTACGCACGACAACGGTGCCCCAAGCCTGTCCTCCCGACACACGATGCGCGCACatgcgagggagagagtgagagagatTCCCTGTATATCATCTCACGGAGAGCGACGAAGGCACTTGACAGGGCAAAAAGGATGTGGAGCTGCTCAGCACAGCAGAAATAAACCCCGTGCagcttgtgcgtgcgcgtgtgctcagACTCCTGGCGCTACCAATACACACTTCAGGCACTCACACGTGTgtggcggagcgggtggGGAAACGCGAGAGGGGAAGACAAGCCGGAAAAGGGAGCCGCGCTCAACGCGAGAACGAACCTTGTTCTGAGGCTGTTCCGCCTGGACGCCCTCATCAGAATTTGTACATGTCGTCCTCGGCCACCACTTGCATTGCCATGGTCTGACACACTATCTGTTGCATGATCTTCGTCGCCACAGCCGTGTTCGGGCTCAGTTGGGCGGCCGTCAGAGGACGCCCGGTGATGGGGCAGACGGAGCCGTTCTGCTCCAGCCAGTTCATGATGGCCTCCTTTTCGTACGTCTGCCCGTACGGCGAGGAGACAGGGTTCTTCATGACGGCGCCAGTCAGTGCGCACAGCAGGTCGGCGTCCACGCCCTCGACACTGTCCTGCTTTGCACTCGGATTCACCTTGTGCCGGATTGGCGCGGCCGCCTTGTCGATAGAGATCTTGTTCTTCTTCTCCGGCCTCAGAGGCGGTATCTCGCTCAGCAGACGCGCGCCACCAGCCGGGGCAGCCGGTGCGGCCACTGGCACCTGCTGCACGGTCAGCTGTGAGATCATGGCAAGGAAGCAGCTGTCGATCCACTGAAATGTGGTCGAATCCTGCGCGATGAGGGTGTCGGCCGTGACACGACGGAACTGTCGATACCACGCCTCCGTGAAAGGCAGCCCGCAgccgcccacctccttcTTCAGGAAAGCCTCAACGGTCGATCGCAGCGCCGCACTCGACAACTCTGGCAGCAGGTCGTCCATCGGATAGCTGGGCTCTTCGCCCATGGCATCGACGTTGCACATGAAGTGGAGGAGGTTGATGTACATAACCATCATTTGCCctgacacacgcgcatccgCCACAATGGGGCGGATGGACAGCTGGAAGAGGTCGTGGAAGAAGGTGCAGAAGATGCGCAGCTCCTggctcgcctcctccatgtGGTACGCTGCGAAGGCGCCGAAGAGGAAAGATAGGCTGAGGGAGTGCAACAACTGTCCAGCGACGCGCGGCGCCTGGGCGGTCATCGTCTCATGCAGATTTGAGGCCAGCGACTGCACATACATCATCACCGTCCCGTCGAGTAACGTCGTGGAGAGAAGGATGTGCTGACGCCACTGTGTCGACTCCTTCGAAGAGAACTTGAAGATGTTCATGATGGTCTGCATCGTGTTGTTCACAGCGTTCTGAGCCAGCTGCGGTACCGTATCCGAGCTTGCGATGGCGTCGCCGAGCACGTCGCTCACCACCTGGATCGCCTGCAGACGCAGCATCAGGTTCAGCATGAAGTCCACCTTTTCCGTGAATTTGTTGCAACTGTGCTCCTCGATCTTTTCCCCAGCCCCGAAGAAGGCCTGCGGCTGGGTGAAGCCTAGCAGACCGCTAATGCAGTTGCACCGCAGCTCGAACTCGTACGGAGGCTCCTTCAGCAAGATAGCCAACAGCAGCTGAATCGCAAACTGCGTGTTGTGCTCCGCAAACTCGTGTACGGCCGCAGCCTTCAGATTGTAGTCCATCacgcgcatcagcagcactAGTACGTGCTCTGACATGCGGCCTAGCTCTGAGTCAAACGGCATCGTACCCTCGTCTTTGATGGACTTCTCGAAGATACTCGTCATGTCCTCCAAGCACTCGAACACCACCGACCGCACCGGCTTGTGGAGGGAGAAGTTGTTCAGCAGCAAGCAGAACTTCGTcttgcggcgcagcggcacagcctTCACATCAGCGTTGTTCAAGTACTGCGCCACGACTACGCGAGAGACGCGGCGCACAGCCtcgccgacgacggcagcatcGCCCCTGTAGAACCCGCCTGCATTTGAGATGTCACTCATTTGAATCCATTGGTCGAGCTTGGCATCGTCGaccgcggcaccgctctGGATGTAGGCGTCCAGCTCACCAATGCTCGCCATGCTTGAGATGAGTGGGTTGGGCTGGgttggggaaggggagggggggggaataGGGTAGGAGGAGCGGGATGACCGTATGCACACAGACCAGGCACGAAATAAGACAAACCGAAGCACAGGCGAGAAAGGCGGTCAGCCCTGCGCAGCTACCGGGTTCCGGGTATGACCAACAGCGGCAAGGCGCCGAAAAGAGGCGTTCGACAAGGGCGGTGCCTTTCCTGATTGAGGTGGGCTGTTGTCTGCGTAGGCAGTGGggtatgtctgtgtgtctgtgtgtctgtgtgtacaCAAACGCGGACGTGTTGTCTATGACGGTGGCCAATGCTTCTCCCGCTCCGCCGCTTCCTTTTAGTTATCACTGTAAAGCacaggagaggagggaggaagacggACCTGCACACGatgctgcacacacacacacacacagagagagggaaggctGGCAAgtgaggaggggtggggtgctAAGTATTGGTCTATGTTTGCCTAAAGAAAGAAGAGCAGTTACGTCTGCAGAGGGAGGTAGGGAAAGATGAAGGAGCGAAAACAGACTGAGCGTGCGCACAGGTCCGCGCGTACGGtggatgcgtgtgtgtgtgtgtgtgtgtgtgtgtttgtgtgtatatgtatgcGCAGAGCGAATCGACACCAGCAACATCGCCGAGGGAGGCGGAaacgcacgcagcagcggcaaccaAAAAAGGAAGAACAGGTACGATGGGCACGCGCGATGCGGAGAAGAGTGAAacatcgagagagagagagagagagcaagagagaagtGCGAGTGTATGCCAGACGTGAATCCAATccagaggaggagaaggggaggggaatgACAATTTGGCGTTTGCCCCCTTTACGGAGATGTGTGCTCGGACAGCTGATTGCTTCTCGTCTCTCATTTCTTTGGttcctatatatatatatatatatatatgtgtgtgtttgtgtgctccGCGTCAGGGTGGTGCTGCCATCACTGGGATGGCGGTGAGGCAGCAAGAAAAGAAGGAAGTGAAGATGCACGGTGCGCCGGCCTATGTGGGTACGCGTCGGAATCCACACATGCCACTTtcttgcgcacgcgcgttgccacatacatacatactCGCACACTTGACTCCGACTCTCTTGCTCACCCACCCTGCGTCTTCACGTGTCGGTGATTTTCCATTCTATATCGGCCTTGTGTGATTGTCGCTGGCACGCACACTCATTCCGTCGGCAGCATCGCAAAGAAACCCCAAAGCGTGACGTCGAGACGCAAGCGCCCCGCGCGCCCTCTCTCACGCGTATTCGCCCACCGCAACAGACGCGAGACGCCGCTTCACTGGCCCTCTGCTGCGTCGCTCTCGCACTCTATTTtctccgcacacacacacacacacacacacacagagacagagaaagagacagaCCTGAAtatgcacgcgcacaacaTTCCACCGTCGTCACCCTTCTCCGCCCCCAATGCGACTCACGAAGAGGCGCGAGGGGCACGGCACAGCTACGCCAGTATCTCGCCCGTCTTTTGGCCTTCACTCTCCTGGAGTGCGCTTACGGAACGCTCAAGGTCTGTGTAGAgaggccgctgcagcagcggcatcgcagTCCATTACGAGCACGGCGGTGTCGAGGAGGTCGAGGTTGTCGGCAGATAAGGCCGGGAGGCCGGCACAGGCTGTGACACGAAGAGTAGCGAGGTGCTACCGCTGTTCGACGAATCGAAGGCGGAGGTCTGCCCTagtgctgccgctggagcgGTGGGACCTGCAACAGGTGGGCAGCCTGAGtcagtgctgctgcgcgataCGCTGTCCGCCACTTCCAAGGCGTTGGCACGGAACGCGCCATCGTCACGCTAGAGGAATCACATGTGCGTCGGAAAATCGCTCCGAGGAGGCGaagtgcagccgcaccgtgTCGCTCGCGGCGGGAGGCGTGGTGCTGCCATCAGCGGTGTCGGTGCTGGCCCTAGACCTGCTGATAGACACGGGGGCTCACACCTCCGACATGAGACGGCGCAGGGCAGTGAAAGAAACAGACACGCCGCCTTTGCctgccttcgcctccgcagcATGGGCCGCGGTTCCTGTCGCTACCGTGTCTATTGCTGCTTGATCGGCGGCCGCCCGCGCACGTGGCGCCAGCTCATTGGTGGCAACCGTGGTGCCACTTTTGCGTGCAGCCTCGTCgtcccgctccgcctcctccccccacaccccGATGCGGTCAACGCGCACCATCCGAATTGTCGCCGAGGTCACGCCGGAGAGCGTGTGCCACCACCAGTTCACCCacaccgcagctgcggacacgcggccgtcgctgctctgcctctgcgtgtTGGTAGCAGCcacctcctcggcctccttGCACTGCCGCTCTCGGCTGCGGTGGAGAGAGGTACGGCGGCTGCTGAAAGTCGACGCGAAGAGCGGCAGGTGGGCCGAcgaggctgctgcggtggaggcggaggaagCAGCGCCCGATCCCGCCTGCAACCGTTCCCACAACCGACGCACCGATCTCAGCGTAAGCACCCACCAGCCCTTttctgcggcgccgccgccgccctccggCGTCTCTCCGCCTGCCACGCGCTGAAGACCAGCaatgacgctgccgctgccggagtAGTACTGCCGGCAgtacggcagcacacgcatgtgGTGCGCCGCTGAAGCGGCTGCAGAAGGTGAGGGGCAGTCCCTGAGATCACTAGGCAGCACGGCGTCTATCATCTcagccgccgcagacgcgATGGTTGCTGAAGGGCCGCGAACGGTATTTGACAGACCGACCTTGGCGAGAGCTGCAGGTGTAGTGCCGCCCTTGAGAAGGCTGGACTCgtgcaccaccagcaccaggTTCGCGTGCCGTGAGAGAAAGCTGTCGCTTAGCTCCTGTATGAACTGCGGGGTGACAGGGACGCCGTCGTGCATGTACAGCAAGAATGTGATTCGGCGCCGTGTGAGGTTCGCTtgcgtgcaggtgtggaGCACAAGCTTGTGCTCCGTGTACTGGCGGCCAAGCGGGAAGGTGCGAATGATCATGCGCGGCAGGAACCATGTGTTGTTAAAGGACACACGCCGAATGCGCTCCGCGATGCGCTTCTCGACGTACtccatcggcagcggccgctcgATGTCGACGAAGAAGGGGAACGGGGCGTGCAGCGAtagctcgcgcagcaccgccgttgccgcagcGTACTCCTCAGCGATTCGCTCCTCAGCTGGTGCGGTGCAGTCACTGCCAATCGGGATGACCGTCATCGGCCGCCGTTGGTCGTCGTAGCCGAGGATCAAGTAGGAAGCCGAGGAGAGAAAcacgtcggtgctgctgagcCGATGCTCCTCGCGACGCCGATCGGCGATCTCGGCCTGCTCGAAGTAGTCTGACGCCAAgtcggccgccgcctgcgtGCTCCACGTGTCCCTGTCGTCCGCGGCGGTCCGCGGCACACAAATCTCCTCCCACGGTGCAAACATCCTGAAAAGCGAGTTCGCGACAAGCTGCGACTCAAAGTCGATCCCGACCACGTTGAGCATAATGATGCTCGCGAGAAAAAGCCATGTGAGGAGGGACCAGTACGAGGAGAGCACATACGACATGGGCAAGTTCCACGCGCACCGTTGCTTCATCATGACGCTCTCCTTCAGGCTCAGCttgtgcgcttgtgtgttGAGGAAGCGCCACATGTTCAGCGTCGTCGCGATGCGGGACCGCGTGGTGGACATCGGCAACTGTAGGTCAATGGCTGCGTTGAGCACGTACGTGTACCGAGGGTTTCGACCGGCAGACTCGGCTAGCACCTCGCGCAAGATCATGACACTCGCCCACGGCGACAGCGTGAGCGGGAGGGAGCTGACGAGAAAGCGCAGCTCCGCGGGTATATCGTTCGCACCGCCGTGCGGGTCGTTGCCCGCGCCTGCCCTCTTCGAACCAGGCCCCGCCTGCGCGTCCTCACCGTctgcctccacctcctcctcggcagcgccactgGCGCTGGTGTCACTTCTGACGtgacgacgccggcgtcTCCTAAAGCCCTCGCCATCTGCAGAGGCCCGCCGCTTCTCCCTGCGCTCAGCAAGCCGGCGGCATGTTGTCTCTGGGGCCTCGGCCACGTTCACCAGCAGAAAAATCTTGCGGCGGTATTCGTCTTGTATGTTCGGCACCGGCACATGCCGCGTCACGAAGGCGAAGAGCTCGGTGCTCACCACAATCGGCCGCTCCGAGTCGCTTGAGCTCTCGGCCACCTGCGCCTTGACCAGCTCTTCAATAAGTATGAGgaagcgctgccgcagcatcgGTGACACAGAGATCCGCGGCGGCCCAGCTGGAGctgaggcggaggcgccaTGACAAGGAGCAGCGGTCTTTGCTCTAGTGAAGCCGTCCTCGCCTGCTGCCTCAGAGGCAGCACTGGCGGCACCAAGGTCGACAGCAGCATCGCTGCGGGCGACAGAGCTAGTCTCAGAGTctggaggggaggagggggaggagagaggggcacCGTCGCCATCCAGCCGAGCGTGATGGCAGCCTTGCGCCTCGATACTTCCCGTCATCACGGCAGAGAGGGTGCTGGAACTAGAAAGCTGCCGgagctgctcctgcacctgctgcttcAGTCGCCGCTGGTCGCGGATAATAGCCTGCATCATCTCTTTCAGGGAGCGGTACGACGAGACGCACAGAGCCCACGGGCTCCCGTCCATCacgtgcagctcctccatctgACCTCGTGCCGTCTGGTCGAAGAGGCTGTAGCTGCCAGCCGTGCTGTCAGCCGAGCCGCTGACAAACAACTTGGTCCCCAGCTCTGCCAAATAGAGCATGTCCTCCTGAGTGAAGGCGTGCCGGTCCCGCCGGGCCTTCTCCTCAAGAGCGGACACGACGTCGTTCAGCACTGATGTGTACAGATCCTCACTGCCACAGCCCTCCACCAACGGCAAAACctggcgcaccaccacctggAGGTTCATCGAGGACCGGTTCACGAGACCGCTCTTCTCCAGCGCGATCAGCGCCTCCGTGATGCTTCGGTCCACAAGGCGCTTGAAGTGCAACTCGCACGCCGCACTCGTCACCATCTCTCGCAGAAGCCACGTCGTCAACGCCGGTAGATGCGGGCTCGTCGCCGAAAGCTGCGACCGCTCGGCCAGCACGTACACGTGCTTCAGCACCTCGTCGCACAACGTGAGAAGGGCCTCGTAGACAGCGGAGGGAGGCGTAGGTGTATGGGCCGATCCACGAATTGCGGCGTCATCACCCTCGCATGACGTCGTGAGGCGCCTGCGCAGCTGAATTACCGCACTTGCCGCTTCGAAGGCGGCCATGGGCACCAGAAGTTTTGAGTTGGCAGGGCCCGGGGTGGAAGAAGCGGCAGAGGACGAGATccacgccgacggcggcggtgccgtggACGCGGGCGGCACCTCTGCATTCGCGACCGAGGTGTAGCGTAGTAGCACAGAAAGAATAAGCACATGTAGCAAGACGAGCGCCTCATcgcgcgacgcggcgccgtcgctcaCGGGCGGAGACGGCGTCGATACGTAGGCCTTCAGCGCCTGAGAGAGCTTTAGAGGCTGCAGATACCGCACAGTCGCTCCCCAAAACTCGTCAGAGGGGATCGACGTTCCTGTGCCAGTCGAAGCGGCACCGATAGCAGCGATAGCAGAAATGTCGGCCATCGTCACCTCGACATGTCGCTCCTCCATACGCATGAGGATGAGCTGGATGTCCTCCATGGTCGGAGGAGGGATAAGAAACCTAGGCGTCCGTGCCGTGGACGACGTGGCGAGCCGCCGATCTGCGCCGGTAGTGTCACCAGGGAACAAATCACctgcggcaacgccgccacAGCCACCGCTCAGGGTGgccgcgcagacgcgctgctgttgctgctgtgccgaCCACATGACAAGCAAAGcacgcagcgacggcgcacgtgcgtaGTAGTCGCGGTGTTCCATCGCAGCCGACTCCTCCTGCAGCCACTTGATACGGTTGTCCTCATCTGCAttcagcagcaggcgcgccaCGTATGGGATCGTAGCGGGAAGCGACGCAGCTGGCGCGGCCAAagccgcctctgcgctggAGGCCTCCGCATATTCTTGTGCCGCTGTCAGGAGGTCGTTGCACGTCAGAACAACCGTCGTCTTCGTGCCCGTGACGCCCAACAACCGTCCATACAGCTCCTCACTGatggtggtgcgcagcagtcgcTCAACGCCTGCGAGCTTCAGCGCCCACAGAAAGTCGTCCCGCACCCGCCATatgccctcctccgcagacgacggcgaggcagacgtcgagggaggcgcagaggacgaggacgagtAGGGGGGCAGCGCTGGGTAGAAGagtgcactgcagcagcacaggcgATGCCCGCACGCGACCAGCCCGtgactgctgccgccggcgcaggGTGCCGCCACGGTGTTGTGTGAGGCGGGCAACACTCCCGAAGCGCAACGGCCCACACGACACTgccggctgcgcagcacagAAAACGGCGAGCGACGATGGCTGCGGTACTCAGCGCTGTCAGCAGTGCCTCGCGGAGGCTCTGAAGGCGCCGCTGGAGGTCGCGAAACACCATGCCCTCGCCCATCACCGTCATCCTCCAGCGATGGAGGCCACGTGAAAGAGGAAGGGTAGTCGTATGTACCCAGGCCCTTGAAGCAAACGGAGATAGATGCGCCAGCGGTGATGGCGGGCCCTCGTGAAAGTCGGGTGCGATGAAGCATGGTCGTCTGGAGGATgcctactgctgctgctttgtGGGTGCTTCTATCCAGCACACCTCACAGACTCCCTCCGCGCGTGCGTTTGCGGTTATTTTCCTGGGCAAGGCATGCGCGTTGTGCATACCTGTGAAGgatgaggagggagagatgtCTGCAAGGCGTACGTGCGTGCAAGTGCGCTAGAAGAAATGGGAGTAAACAACTcgcgcgtgcacatgcgTCAGTGGGGTAGGGGGATAACAATGGGAAAAGGACCGCctcccgcacacgcacacgctcatCGCCGGAagacggtggcggtgagaGTTGTGGGTCTGTGACTGTGCAAgaccgcccccccccccgcttcCGCGCCTCGTGGGATCCCTAATGAgggtgcgtgcgggtgcatGCATTCGCGAGAGAGGCGACGCACGCCAGAGGTGTAGCAGATGATacgaaaagaagagaggcATGATGTagaaaagacacacacacacacacacgagaaagGGCAACAACGTCGACACTGACGGTGCCTCCTCTCACACACTTCTATCCGCTGAGTcacctgtgcgtgtgtgcaacGGCATGTGCCAGTGTACCACCTCGCTTGTTCGAGTTCGAGCGAAGAAGTTCGCTCGACGCGGGCGTTGCGTCTCCGCCACGCATGAATGCGGCTGCGCTGAGAGGCACCAGGCAATCCGACGGCGCCGAAATGTGGGCATACGGCTCTCCCCATGGCTTTCCCATCTTTCATGCCCTTCCTTTCGTGCTTATCCATTGTCACCATCTCTCGGCACACACTCCGCTTACAGGCTTCCCATCTCCAACCTATCCCCCGCCTTGTCACGCATCTcccgcacatgcgcacacaagGGAGGAGCAATGcatcaccacacacacagaagcaCGCATACTTCGTTTACTAACGGGTCCGCTGAGACGGGCGATCGCCACCGTCTCCAGCCCCAGACTTGCCCGGTGCCATCCCAAAGCCAGTGCCAgtagctgcagcgccgccgcccaagTTGAaggcagccggcgcagcaccaggGGCTGCAGGGCCCATGGATGGcgcggaggggggagcacCAGTAGCAGCCGGTGCAATAGTGGCAGAAGGTGAAGCAGCCCCAAAACCCCCAGCCGTTGGCGCTGCCCCGAAACCGCCAGTGGCCGGGGCCAGACCTGCCGCTGGAGCGGCGCCAAACCCGCCCGTCGCTGGAGCCGATGTTGTTCCACCCACTGCTACGCCAAAGCCAACGCCACCCACCGTACCACCCCCTGCTGGTGCGACCGCAGCCGTTGCAGGGGCACCGAATCCCCCAGTGGTCGCCGCTCCAGCTGTACCAGCGGTGGAGGCTGCCCCGAAGACACCACCACCGGATGTCACACCGAAGCCTCCACCCAGCGCAGAGGTGGTGCCTGCCCCAAACCCGGTGatcggcgcagcgccgctcgTGGTGGTGACCGCAGCcagtgccgcagcaggcagctgtggctgctgtggGAGCGGAGGAATGTCGAAGTacgtcgacggcgatgccCGACGGAACAGAGCCAGGCCGTTGCGCTGTTGTTCGGTATCGGCGAAGAGcacgtccgcctccgctTGACCGTACTGGCGCGTGAAGAGTTTGCGGGCAATGTCGGTGCGACTGTGCAGATGCGCGGCCACACAGGAGGAGTCCCGGAGTTGGTTCAACTCGTACAAGAGGGCGGCGTTGATCTGAGCAATCGCGTCGTTCgggatggcgctgccgttgtgGTGACCGTGACGACCActctcgccggcgccgcgcagcggaTGACCTGGAGGCACCAGTGTGGCCTCCAGCTCAGTGAGAGCGCTGCTAACGTGGTCCATGCGACGGCTCAACTCCTCGACCAAAGACACAAAAGGAGAGGCGGCACCGTTGCTCGCGGCGGGACGATATGCGCCACCACGGACGTGCATTCCACTGCCGGCCAGCGATGACGGCAGCCCTTGCTCCAGCAACGGTTCCCACACGTGCCGCTCGTAGTCGCGGATGTTGGCCTCCAACTTCTCGAGACGCTGTAGCTGACGACGCGCTTGCCCTTCATGCTGGTTGCAGTGCACCGCGACAAGATCGACGGCACGGTTGCCGCCACCCTTCAGTGCTGCCATCTGGGCAAGGAGTTTGCGATAACTGGAGGAagacgccgtggcggcagagctcccggtggcgctgctggcggtcacagcggcagccggaTCCGTACCATCGGACTCATTGAAGTACAAATACACCCTCTTGGCCGCGTCCCGCTCCGCGTGCATGAAACTGCGCAGCT
It encodes the following:
- a CDS encoding conserved hypothetical protein (previous protein_id=AAZ09530.1) — encoded protein: MSFGGFGTGAGAGGFGAKPATTAGFGVTPSTGAGTGAAAPASGGRGFGGFGTGATTTTATATTGGFGAAGATGFGAKPGFGAAPAAGGFGAGGGLGTGATAGGSSGFGSTATSGLGAGRGCGFGMTGGFGSTAVSAAPVAPTAQQYPYPGIKGPGNATSWTRDIDFSQVTEQVRFEALPQPLQQHLMELRSFMHAERDAAKRVYLYFNESDGTDPAAAVTASSATGSSAATASSSSYRKLLAQMAALKGGGNRAVDLVAVHCNQHEGQARRQLQRLEKLEANIRDYERHVWEPLLEQGLPSSLAGSGMHVRGGAYRPAASNGAASPFVSLVEELSRRMDHVSSALTELEATLVPPGHPLRGAGESGRHGHHNGSAIPNDAIAQINAALLYELNQLRDSSCVAAHLHSRTDIARKLFTRQYGQAEADVLFADTEQQRNGLALFRRASPSTYFDIPPLPQQPQLPAAALAAVTTTSGAAPITGFGAGTTSALGGGFGVTSGGGVFGAASTAGTAGAATTGGFGAPATAAVAPAGGGTVGGVGFGVAVGGTTSAPATGGFGAAPAAGLAPATGGFGAAPTAGGFGAASPSATIAPAATGAPPSAPSMGPAAPGAAPAAFNLGGGAAATGTGFGMAPGKSGAGDGGDRPSQRTR